The Papio anubis isolate 15944 chromosome 1, Panubis1.0, whole genome shotgun sequence genome window below encodes:
- the BEST4 gene encoding bestrophin-4 isoform X1, which produces MLSGELKDSPGGNSCDLLPQAPSTMTVSYTLKVAEARFGGFSGLLLRWRGSIYKLLYKEFLLFGALYAVLSITYRLLLTQEQKHVYAQVARYCNRSADLIPLSFVLGFYVTLVVNRWWSQYTSIPLPDQLMCVISASVHGVDQRGRLLRRTLIRYANLASVLVLRSVSTRVLKRFPTMEHVVDAGFMSQEERRKFESLKSDFNKYWVPCVWFTNLAAQARRDGRIRDDIALCLLLEELNKYRAKCSMLFHYDWISIPLVYTQVVTIAVYSFFALSLVGRQFVEPEAGAAKPQKLLKPDQEPAPALGDPDMYVPLTTLLQFFFYAGWLKVAEQIINPFGEDDDDFETNQLIDRNLQVSLLSVDEMYQNLPPAEKDQYWDEDQPQPPYTVATAAESLRPSFLGSTFNLRMSDDPEQSLQVEASPGSGRPAPAAQTPLLGRFLGVGAPSPAISLRNFGRARGTPRPPHLLRFRAEEGGDPEAAARIEEETAESGDEALEP; this is translated from the exons ATGTTGTCTGGGGAACTAAAGGACAGCCCTGGGGGCAACTCTTGTGACCTTCTGCCCCAGGCTCCCAGCACCATGACGGTTTCATATACTCTCAAAGTGGCGGAGGCCCGCTTCGGAGGTTTCTCTGGCCTGCTTCTCCGTTGGAGGGGAAGCATCTACAAGCTCCTCTACAAGGAATTCCTCCTCTTCGGGGCCTTGTACGCTGTGCTTAGCATCACCTACCG GCTGCTGCTGACCCAGGAGCAGAAGCACGTGTATGCTCAGGTGGCCCGATACTGCAACCGTTCAGCGGACCTCATCCCCTTGTCCTTTGTATTGG GTTTCTATGTGACTCTCGTGGTGAACCGCTGGTGGTCCCAGTACACAAGCATCCCGCTGCCAGACCAGCTGATGTGCGTCATCTCGGCTAGCGTGCACGGCGTAGACCAGCGGGGCCGCCTGCTGCGCCGCACCCTCATCCGCTACGCGAACCTGGCGTCGGTGCTGGTGCTGCGCTCGGTCAGCACCCGCGTGCTCAAGCGCTTCCCCACCATGGAGCACGTGGTGGACGCAG GTTTCATGTCccaggaagagaggagaaagttTGAGAGCCTGAAATCCGACTTCAACAAGTACTGGGTGCCCTGCGTCTGGTTCACCAACCTGGCGGCCCAGGCCCGGAGGGACGGGCGAATCCGTGACGATATCGCTCTCTGTCTACTTTTGGAA GAGCTGAACAAGTACCGAGCCAAGTGCAGCATGCTATTCCACTATGACTGGATCAGCATCCCCCTCGTCTACACCCAA GTGGTGACCATAGCTGTCTACTCCTTCTTTGCCCTCTCCCTGGTTGGCCGCCAGTTTGTGGAGCCAGAGGCAGGGGCTGCCAAACCTCAGAAGCTTCTGAAGCCAGACCAGGAGCCAGCCCCAGCCTTGGGAGACCCGGACATGTATGTGCCTCTCACCACTCTGCTGCAGTTCTTCTTCTATGCTGGCTGGCTCAAG GTGGCTGAACAGATCATCAACCCGTTTGGTGAGGATGATGACGACTTTGAGACAAACCAGCTCATAGACCGCAACTTGCAG GTGTCCTTGCTATCTGTGGACGAAATGTACCAGAACCTTCCCCCCGCTGAGAAGGACCAGTACTGGGATGAGGACCAGCCGCAGCCACCCTACACTGTGGCCACGGCGGCCGAATCTCTGCGGCCCTCATTCCTGGGCTCCACCTTCAACCTGCG CATGAGCGACGACCCTGAGCAGAGCCTGCAGGTGGAGGCGTCCCCCGGGTCGGGTCGGCCAGCGCCCGCCGCGCAGACCCCGTTGCTCGGCCGCTTCCTGGGCGTAGGGGCGCCCTCCCCGGCCATCAGCCTCCGGAACTTCGGCCGCGCGCGAGGGACCCCGCGCCCCCCGCATCTGCTACGCTTCCGGGCCGAGGAGGGCGGCGACCCTGAGGCCGCAGCCCGCATCGAGGAGGAGACGGCGGAGTCCGGGGACGAGGCCCTGGAGCCCTGA
- the RPS8 gene encoding 40S ribosomal protein S8: protein MGISRDNWHKRRKTGGKRKPYHKKRKYELGRPAANTKIGPRRIHTVRVRGGNKKYRALRLDVGNFSWGSECCTRKTRIIDVVYNASNNELVRTKTLVKNCIVLIDSTPYRQWYESHYALPLGRKKGAKLTPEEEEILNKKRSKKIQKKYDERKKNAKISSLLEEQFQQGKLLACIASRPGQCGRADGYVLEGKELEFYLRKIKARKGK from the exons ATGG GCATTTCTCGGGACAACTGGCACAAGCGCCGCAAAACCGGGGGCAAGAGAAAGCCCTACCACAAGAAGCGGAAGTATGAGTTGGGGCGCCCGGCTGCCAACACCAAG ATTGGCCCCCGCCGCATCCACACAGTCCGTGTGCGGGGAGGTAACAAGAAATACCGTGCCCTGAGGCTGGACGTAGGGAATTTCTCCTGGGGCTCAGAGT GTTGTACTCGTAAAACAAGGATCATCGATGTTGTCTACAATGCATCTAATAATGAATTGGTCCGTACCAAGACTCTGGTGAAGAATTGCATCGTGCTTATCGACAGCACACCGTACCGACAGTGGTACGAGTCCCACTACGCGCTGCCCCTGGGCCGCAAGAAGGGAGCCAAGCTG ACTCCTGAAGAAGAAgagattttaaacaaaaaaagatctaaaaaaattcagaagaaatatgatgaaaggaaaaagaatgccAAAATCAGCAGTCTCCTGGAGGAGCAGTTCCAGCAGGGCAAGCTTCTTG CGTGCATTGCTTCCAGGCCGGGACAGTGTGGCCGAGCAGATGGTTATGTGCTAGAGGGCAAAGAGTTGGAGTTCTATCTTAGGAAAATCAAAGCCCGGAAAGGCAAATAA
- the BEST4 gene encoding bestrophin-4 isoform X2 — MTVSYTLKVAEARFGGFSGLLLRWRGSIYKLLYKEFLLFGALYAVLSITYRLLLTQEQKHVYAQVARYCNRSADLIPLSFVLGFYVTLVVNRWWSQYTSIPLPDQLMCVISASVHGVDQRGRLLRRTLIRYANLASVLVLRSVSTRVLKRFPTMEHVVDAGFMSQEERRKFESLKSDFNKYWVPCVWFTNLAAQARRDGRIRDDIALCLLLEELNKYRAKCSMLFHYDWISIPLVYTQVVTIAVYSFFALSLVGRQFVEPEAGAAKPQKLLKPDQEPAPALGDPDMYVPLTTLLQFFFYAGWLKVAEQIINPFGEDDDDFETNQLIDRNLQVSLLSVDEMYQNLPPAEKDQYWDEDQPQPPYTVATAAESLRPSFLGSTFNLRMSDDPEQSLQVEASPGSGRPAPAAQTPLLGRFLGVGAPSPAISLRNFGRARGTPRPPHLLRFRAEEGGDPEAAARIEEETAESGDEALEP; from the exons ATGACGGTTTCATATACTCTCAAAGTGGCGGAGGCCCGCTTCGGAGGTTTCTCTGGCCTGCTTCTCCGTTGGAGGGGAAGCATCTACAAGCTCCTCTACAAGGAATTCCTCCTCTTCGGGGCCTTGTACGCTGTGCTTAGCATCACCTACCG GCTGCTGCTGACCCAGGAGCAGAAGCACGTGTATGCTCAGGTGGCCCGATACTGCAACCGTTCAGCGGACCTCATCCCCTTGTCCTTTGTATTGG GTTTCTATGTGACTCTCGTGGTGAACCGCTGGTGGTCCCAGTACACAAGCATCCCGCTGCCAGACCAGCTGATGTGCGTCATCTCGGCTAGCGTGCACGGCGTAGACCAGCGGGGCCGCCTGCTGCGCCGCACCCTCATCCGCTACGCGAACCTGGCGTCGGTGCTGGTGCTGCGCTCGGTCAGCACCCGCGTGCTCAAGCGCTTCCCCACCATGGAGCACGTGGTGGACGCAG GTTTCATGTCccaggaagagaggagaaagttTGAGAGCCTGAAATCCGACTTCAACAAGTACTGGGTGCCCTGCGTCTGGTTCACCAACCTGGCGGCCCAGGCCCGGAGGGACGGGCGAATCCGTGACGATATCGCTCTCTGTCTACTTTTGGAA GAGCTGAACAAGTACCGAGCCAAGTGCAGCATGCTATTCCACTATGACTGGATCAGCATCCCCCTCGTCTACACCCAA GTGGTGACCATAGCTGTCTACTCCTTCTTTGCCCTCTCCCTGGTTGGCCGCCAGTTTGTGGAGCCAGAGGCAGGGGCTGCCAAACCTCAGAAGCTTCTGAAGCCAGACCAGGAGCCAGCCCCAGCCTTGGGAGACCCGGACATGTATGTGCCTCTCACCACTCTGCTGCAGTTCTTCTTCTATGCTGGCTGGCTCAAG GTGGCTGAACAGATCATCAACCCGTTTGGTGAGGATGATGACGACTTTGAGACAAACCAGCTCATAGACCGCAACTTGCAG GTGTCCTTGCTATCTGTGGACGAAATGTACCAGAACCTTCCCCCCGCTGAGAAGGACCAGTACTGGGATGAGGACCAGCCGCAGCCACCCTACACTGTGGCCACGGCGGCCGAATCTCTGCGGCCCTCATTCCTGGGCTCCACCTTCAACCTGCG CATGAGCGACGACCCTGAGCAGAGCCTGCAGGTGGAGGCGTCCCCCGGGTCGGGTCGGCCAGCGCCCGCCGCGCAGACCCCGTTGCTCGGCCGCTTCCTGGGCGTAGGGGCGCCCTCCCCGGCCATCAGCCTCCGGAACTTCGGCCGCGCGCGAGGGACCCCGCGCCCCCCGCATCTGCTACGCTTCCGGGCCGAGGAGGGCGGCGACCCTGAGGCCGCAGCCCGCATCGAGGAGGAGACGGCGGAGTCCGGGGACGAGGCCCTGGAGCCCTGA